The DNA window ATCGACGGTTCTGCGCGACGCATCCTGACAATTCAGCTTCCTGAGCCGTTGAGTCCGACTGAAAAGAACCAGAAGGCAGCAGCCACGGTATGCGACAAGCTTGGACTTAAGCGAAACATCGCTGAGTTAACGAAAGAACGTCTACGTCGTGCTGGAGCCAAGGTTAAAGCGGACAATCCACTGTTCGTGGGCGACACGGGTTTCCGCGTCTTCAAACTCGATACTTCCAACATTCGCGCTTGGAATCCGAAGCCTGATGACCTAGAGGCCACGTTGCTCGGTCATCAGGATCACTTACTTGAAGGCCGCAGCGAGGCTGATGTGCTCTATGAGCTGTTGCTAAAACTAGGCCTCGACCTATGCGTACCCATCGAAAAGCGCCGCATCGAAGGGCTTGATGTGCACGCCGTGGGCGGCGGTGTGCTGCTGGCTTGCCTGGCCGAAAAGATCACCCGTGAGCAGGTGGAGTCACTGGCCCAGGGCATCATCGCTTGGCACAAGGAACTCGCACCCGCTGGCCCGGCTGGAAAGGAGAGCACCTGCGTGTTCCGCGACAGCGCCTTTGCCGACGATGTGGCCAAAACCAATCTCGCCGCCATTCTGGAGCAGCACGGCATCCAGAACGTGCGAAGCTTGTAAGGGGGGTGCCATGAGACTTCACTTCGAGCCCAACCTCGACTACCAGATGCAGGCCATCGAGGCTGTATGCGATCTTTTCCGTGGTCAGGAGATCTGCCGCACCGACTTCACGGTGACCATGAAATTGCCCGATGAAGCGCAGATGTCACTGGGCGTGGCGCAGTCCGACCTTGGCGTTGGCAACCGCTTGACGCTGCTCGACGACGAGCTGCTCAAGAATCTGGCTGACATCCAGTTGCGCGGTGGCCTCCCGCCTTCTGGCTCGCTGACTTCGGGCGACTTCACGGTGGAAATGGAGACCGGCACCGGTAAGACCTATGTGTATCTACGCTCGATTTTCGAGCTGAACAAACGCTACGGCTTCACCAAGTTCGTGATCGTGGTGCCTTCAGTGGCGATCAAGGAAGGTGTCTACAAGAGCCTGCAAATAACTGAGGAGCACTTCAAGGGCCTCTACGCGGGCGTGCCCTTCGATTACTTCTTGTACGACTCGGGCAAGCCTGGGCCGGTGCGCAACTTTGCCACGAGCGCCAACATCCAGATCATGGTGGTGACGGTGGGTGCCATCAACAAGAAGGATGTGAACAACCTCTACAAAGAGAGCGAGAAGACCGGCGGCGAAAAGCCTATTGATCTGATCAAGGCAACCCGGCCAATCATCATCGTGGATGAACCGCAGAGCGTGGACGGCGGCCTGGAAGGCCGTGGCAAGGAAGCACTGGACGCCATGAGCCCGCTCTGTACGCTGCGCTACTCCGCCACCCATGTGGACAAACACCACATGGTGTTCCGCCTGGATGCCGTGGATGCGTACGAGCGCAAGCTGGTCAAGCAGATCGAGGTGGCATCGGCCACGGTAGAAGACGCGCACAACAAGCCTTTCGTGCGTTTGGTGAAGGTGGAAAACAAGCGCGGCCGCATCAGCGCCAAGATTGAGCTGGATAAACAGGTCGCCACTGGCGTGCAGCGGGTTGAGGTGACGGTCAGCGATGGCGACGACCTTCAGCAGAGCGCCGATGGCCGCGCGATCTATGCCGACTTTCGGGTGGGTGAGATCAACACAGCTAAGGGCGAAGAGTTCATGGAACTGCGCTATCCCGGCGGCGAAGTGTTCTTGCCGCCTGGCCAAGCCCATGGTGATGTGGATGCGCTGGCCGTGCAGCGCGAGATGATCCGCCGCACGATCAAGGAGCACCTAGACAAGGAAAAGCATCTGCGGCCATTGGGGATCAAGGTATTGAGCCTGTTCTTCATCGACGCGGTGGACAAGTACCGTCAGTACGGTGCGGACGGCCAGCCGGTCAAGGGCGTGTATGCGCAGATGTTCGAGGAGGAATATCGCCGGGCCGCCAAGTTGCCCGCCTACCAGAGCTTGTTTGCCGAAATTGACCTGGCGTCCGCCGCCGAGGAGGTGCACAACGGCTATTTCTCCATCGACAAAAAGGGCGGCTGGACCGACACCGCCGAGAACAATGTGGGTAATCGGGAAAATGCCGAGCGGGCCTACAACCTGATCATGAAGGAGAAGGAGAAGCTGCTGTCCTTCAGCACGCCGCTGAAGTTTGTCTTCTCCCACTCCGCGCTCAAGGAAGGCTGGGACAACCCCAACGTGTTCCAGATTTGCACCTTGCGCGACATTCAGACCGAGCGCGAGCGACGCCAGACCATTGGTCGCGGCCTGCGTCTGTGCGTCAACCAGGATGGCGAGCGGGTACGCGGCTTCGAGGTCAACACCCTGACTGTGGTGGCCACGGAGAACTACGAACAGTTTGCCGAGAACCTGCAGAAGGAAATCGAGAAAGACACGGGCATCCGCTTTGGCATCGTGGAGCCGCACCAATTTTCCGCCATTGCCGTGACCGGCGCTGATGGGCATGCCGCACCGTTGGGCATGGAGCAATCGAAGGCGCTGTGGGAGCACCTGAAAGCTGCCGGCCATATCGATGCCAAGGGTAAGGTTCAGGATTCACTGAAAGCGGCGCTGAAGAACGGCACCTTGGGGCTGCCGGCCGAGTTTGATGCGCAGAAAGCCCAGATTGCCGAAGTGCTGCGCAAGGTGTCTGGCCGGCTGGACATCAAGAATGCCGATGAGCGCAAGCAGGTGCCGCTGCGCAAGGGCAAAGATGGCAAGGCCGTTTATCTGAGCGACGAGTTCAAGGCACTGTGGGACCGGATCAAACACCAAACAACGTACCGTGTGCAGTTCGATAACGCCAAGCTGGTGGCGGATTGCATCGCGGCGTTGCAGAAGGCCCCGGTGATTGCCAAGGCACGGCTGCAATGGCGCAAGGCCGACATCTCTATCGGCAAGGCAGGTGTCGCCGCGACAGAGAAAGCGGGCGCGGCGACCGTGGTGCTGGACGAGGCGGATATCGAGCTGCCGGATTTGCTGACCGACCTGCAGGACCGCACCCAGCTCACCCGGCGCACCCTCGTCAGCATCTTGACGGGAAGCGGCCGCCTTGACGACTTCAAGCGTAATCCGCAGCAGTTCATCGAATTGACCGCCCAAACCATCAACCGCTGCAAGCGCTTGGCCCTGGTCGATGGCATCAAGTACCAGAAGCTGGGTGGCCAGCATGTCTATGCGCAGGAGCTGTTCGAGAAGGAAGAGCTCACCGGCTATCTCAAGAACATGTTGCTGGATACACAGAAGTCGGTCTATGAGCATGTGGTGTACGACTCGACCACCGAACGCGACTTCGCCGATGGGCTGGAGAAGAACGACGCCATCAAACTCTACGCCAAGCTTCCAGGCTGGTTCAAAGTGCCCACGCCGCTGGGTACCTACAATCCCGATTGGGCCGTATTGGTAGAAGAAGACGGAACTCAGCACCTGTACTTTGTGGTGGAGACCAAGAGCAGCCTGTTTACCGATGACCTGCGCGACAAGGAAAGCGCCAAGATCGAATGCGGCAAGGCGCATTTCACTGCGCTGGAGGGGGGGGAGAACCCAGCCCGGTATGTGGTTGCGCGCTCGGTTGGTGATCTTTTGACCGAAGCGGCAAAG is part of the Stenotrophomonas lactitubi genome and encodes:
- a CDS encoding type III restriction-modification system endonuclease, which codes for MRLHFEPNLDYQMQAIEAVCDLFRGQEICRTDFTVTMKLPDEAQMSLGVAQSDLGVGNRLTLLDDELLKNLADIQLRGGLPPSGSLTSGDFTVEMETGTGKTYVYLRSIFELNKRYGFTKFVIVVPSVAIKEGVYKSLQITEEHFKGLYAGVPFDYFLYDSGKPGPVRNFATSANIQIMVVTVGAINKKDVNNLYKESEKTGGEKPIDLIKATRPIIIVDEPQSVDGGLEGRGKEALDAMSPLCTLRYSATHVDKHHMVFRLDAVDAYERKLVKQIEVASATVEDAHNKPFVRLVKVENKRGRISAKIELDKQVATGVQRVEVTVSDGDDLQQSADGRAIYADFRVGEINTAKGEEFMELRYPGGEVFLPPGQAHGDVDALAVQREMIRRTIKEHLDKEKHLRPLGIKVLSLFFIDAVDKYRQYGADGQPVKGVYAQMFEEEYRRAAKLPAYQSLFAEIDLASAAEEVHNGYFSIDKKGGWTDTAENNVGNRENAERAYNLIMKEKEKLLSFSTPLKFVFSHSALKEGWDNPNVFQICTLRDIQTERERRQTIGRGLRLCVNQDGERVRGFEVNTLTVVATENYEQFAENLQKEIEKDTGIRFGIVEPHQFSAIAVTGADGHAAPLGMEQSKALWEHLKAAGHIDAKGKVQDSLKAALKNGTLGLPAEFDAQKAQIAEVLRKVSGRLDIKNADERKQVPLRKGKDGKAVYLSDEFKALWDRIKHQTTYRVQFDNAKLVADCIAALQKAPVIAKARLQWRKADISIGKAGVAATEKAGAATVVLDEADIELPDLLTDLQDRTQLTRRTLVSILTGSGRLDDFKRNPQQFIELTAQTINRCKRLALVDGIKYQKLGGQHVYAQELFEKEELTGYLKNMLLDTQKSVYEHVVYDSTTERDFADGLEKNDAIKLYAKLPGWFKVPTPLGTYNPDWAVLVEEDGTQHLYFVVETKSSLFTDDLRDKESAKIECGKAHFTALEGGENPARYVVARSVGDLLTEAAKG